The Numenius arquata chromosome 11, bNumArq3.hap1.1, whole genome shotgun sequence genomic interval GCGGTTCTGAAAAAAGAGTGTCTTTTTGTAAGGGCAGCCTCATCACAGAGTCCCTTTCATACAGAAAGTAAGGAACAGTGACTTCTTGGTGATCCTGTGGCAGTTTTGAGAGAGAACTGGCACATGGTGTCAGGGGGATATTTTTGTTTCAGGCATAACTTCTCCGTGCAGTGGGAAAGTGTAGGTAAAGCATGGGAGAACTCAATGGGATACTCTGTATGAACGTCTcccatgcattttaaaagtaaccCTTTGCTACTTACAATTACAAAACCAGTTCTGATAAACAGTGAAATCAGGAATTTAAGGTATAAAATTACCTTTATAGATTAGGAACTGTAGAAACTACACATCACATGTTTGAAAACGATGTTTCCTAGCGTATCTCATCCCCTCTGTTCTCCAGCCTATAATGTAACTAAAGGTAATCATGGTGGTTGTACAAGATGGGGCAAACTTGGTTAAATGTGAGCCAACGCACTGGAAGAAGGGATAACAATGCATCTGACTCATGATTGTCTGTTCCAAAGATACTGTAAAGCAGTGTCTTTAGAGAGCTGGCTGCCTGAATAGGTTGTAGCTGAACAATTATAAATGAGAGTAGACATTACCTCGTGTTCCTTTTTTTGCAGGTCTTCCCGTTCCCCGACGTGCTGGAGTGCTGCCTTGTGCTCCTCCACACTGGATCCCAGTGCCCTCCTGATCTACACGAACAGGCATTGGATCTCCTTAGGAAACACGGCAGCGCTAGTATTTACAAAAAGGCTGGCAGGAGGTTCTTGACATGACATTTTGAGACCAAATTGTTTCCCCTTGAGCTGCCTACAGCTATGTAACACCAAGGCTGTTCTTTCTTCAAGTGATGTTTGGATGGCCATGGTTATTGAAGACTACCATTTtggataaaattagaaaaaatcagGTTTATGTACAGACTTACTCATGGGCATCAACTACCACTACTAAAGGACATGCACTAGAAAATTGAAAAGCAGTAGGTTGTGGCCTCGAACTGTATACAGGATTTTTGtatcgtttttttttttattatttgttggaAGTTATGCCAGTGAAAGCTCTCAGAATTTACATATAAGACAAGCAGTTTTGAGCAGCTCTGTCAGTCTTTCAGCAGAGGAACAGCAGCTGCCCTCAGGAAAAACAATGGTTTCTGTAAGCAAACTGATCCTTAATCCTGTATTGTTCTTAAAAGCATTGTgagtttcttttccctcctttaaaTAAAGTCTTCTGCCACCATGAACTGGCATTTGATTTGATGGATATAAACCAGTACCAATCAAGggtaaatgcattaaaaataagcctggttttggtttttttttttttgttaaaagataCTACATCAATCAAACTTGGTAGATAAAACGTGTGTACTATGACTGAGCTTTGCATGGTGAAGCCACCTGTACAACATAAAAGGGATTCCAGCACGATTAGCAAGAGACAAGGGATTTCTTCAGACCAAGAAAAGTGACAGTCCCTGCTTTTGGCAGTATCTGTGGCTGAACAAACTGCTTTTTGCTAGTGATGGTAAATTTGAGCTGCTTTTCTAGAAATGCCAAAAGCAATCCTAGATTCTGGAGACTTAAACATGCAATATTTTGATGAGTCTTACACCTTAACCTAAAGGTTTTCCCTGTCATGACAGAAAAATTAACTCTTCATAAGAAAAGAACAAGGCTCAAAAGTCTTAGTGAACATAACAGCTATCTGTCTTAGTAATTTCTAGAAGCACATTCTTAAATGCAGCAGAAAACTTCATGTTCGGATAGGGGGAGTCATGAATTTACAAAGTTGGTAAGTACAATGATTAttgttttaagaataaaaagtAGGAAGCATGGATGCTTTTAGATTAGGAGCTGTTTCAGATTCTTTCAGCCAAAATGCAGACTTGGCAGGATATAAACTTCCTGCTCCAAGGTAAGTGAAGCATCAGAACAACTTGAGCAGGAGGTGAAAGAATATTCTTCTGTAGAGGTGTTAACCTGGTAAACTGTTGCCATGAAGTTGAACTTGCTGAATTTTGTACAAAGTGCTTGAAACCAGGAGGGGGAGCTAATGCTTAACCAAACAGCCCTTCTGTACTTTAGAACGTCTAGAGTTTAGATGAAGCAGGAGAACTTCACACAGGACAGGTACTCACTTAATGTGATGAATCAAGCAGAAAGAGAATACAAGTCTCCCAAAGAGATTTTAAGCTCAACTTTCATCAGCTACTGTACAATAAGCTCAAAAGCAGATTTTACTAAGAACTACCCCAGTAGTATATCAACAATAAAAGAAGAAACGTGAGCATCTTCCCTTTGAGCATGTATTGCTCAAATTCAGATTCCAAAGTCTGAACTTTGGGAATTTTAGTGCTTGATGGAAAATCCAAAACGAGGcctggtttaaaaaaatttattttacaaaaattaaaaacaagtagTATTTACAAGCATTTTAAATACCAGCTCTAAACCTCAACTCCTAATAATGGATTGTTTAAGGGTGTTTAAAATGCAAGTCTTAAAATCTTAGGTTTGCCATGTCCGAaaggcttgggttttttgttttgttttttaagaaatttcATTACGgagctgttgaaaaaaaaaaaaagatattatagaatagctcatttttaaaaaagtcagaaTCCCAAGTTGTTCTTCCATCCTTTAACTACTTCTCAGATGTTTATAATGAAGAGAAATGGAGCTGTTTTGTTGTCAAGCATATAGTAAAAttaggggctggagaagaggaacaAATACTTATCCACCTGCTGAACTACTTGTGTTGCAATGAGAAGAATAACATTTGTAGGTTAAACTGAAGATGACTGAAATGAAGAGTATTGGTCCAATCCCCTGTCAAAAGGTCCTCGAGCAAACGCTCTCAATCTATTCCCAGAACAGTTTAATACCCATAAGAACTAAGCTGAGGCTCAGTAGGAGTCAAACGGGTACCATATAGAAACTATGGAGAGCTGATCAAATCAGCACCAGTAATATCCATTCCCACTGTTGTTAAAGCAAATCTCTGAATATTTTTAGCTGCAAGGATCATTTTTAATGTCATCCGTTCCCAAACCTCTGCAGTGATCAAAGGGAGCAATTTCCACAGACTACACAGAgataaaataagcaaaacatgAGGTGAAGCAGTCACCCTCACAACATGCAgaagttttaaaataagctttataAAGCACAATTTACAAAtttgtgtgcatgtctgtgtccGTTTTCACTGGATTTCCAGACCCTTAGCTCTACTGAATATTCTACCATTAAGTCTTCCTTGCAGATTCTGTACagtataaagaggaaaaaaaacagaggtaTACACAGTAGGTTCTGTCTTTTGCCCTTGGTATTAAAAAGATGGCAAACCACAAATGCTGGCATTAGGAATTCAGTCAACTCTTCTTCTGGGTTTCAAATGAAGATGCAGCTCTTCAGCAAAACTGCAGGCCTTCTGCAGGCTGTGTACTGTAGGTGCCTGTTGTTTGAGACACTATTAGGGGAAAATGGTTGAGGACAGCAGCTGCCAATATGGTAACCATGTTCTGCTGAGGGGTGCCGCTTATCACGGCTGCATGTTGTTGATAATAGCCAAAATGCTCATTTTCTCCTGGGCCGAGTCCAcatcttcattttgtttctgagcCACTCCTGTGCCAAGGCCATACAACCGCCCACAATACTTTGCATCATCAATTGTATCCTCAAAAAACaactgcagattaaaaaaaaaaaaaaaagcaaagaaacaggtATTGTTTAATTGTGCCTCTAAATCAGAAAGCATCCCATGTTAATTAAACAGCTCATTTGAAGTCGGTCACCTCTATGATGCAGCACACAAATTAAGATAAACACATGAAAGAGGAGTAAACAGAAGTCTGTGCCAATATCAACAATTCCTATTATTGACAGTTTGAAGTGTGAAGGCcacaaggcttaaaaaaaaaaaaacaaatcccaaaccaaacagaaaacacgTTGTACACGGTGACATTTATGGATAGGACCTGGAGAAAGAAGAACCATAAAGAATAGAGCAGTACCTCTTTCATTCTGAAGAATGCCATTCCCGTGAGAAGAGAGTCTGATCCTGCCTGGTGTTGTCGTCCAATTCGCTGCAAATCCAGCTGATCGGCCACTTCTTGAAGGCCACCCTACAAagagaacagattttattttggaaGATCTCTCTCTTACCAAAATTGCCACACTTCTCCAAAACGTGAGAGCAAACACTAGCTAGGATGAATCGATGCAAACATGGATGAAtccagcagcacacacacacacacaccccagctgTGAGTGAAACAGTGGTAAATATTGTTCAATGACACATAAGTACTCTTCGCAAATTTAGGTCCCTTGCCTTCCTACGGCAGATACTTGAGATGACTGTGGGTACATTCATAGGTTACAAATGCTGgacctttccctccctttcctcaaaCAAGGCTGTGATTCAGTATATAAATTACTTTCAACCCTTTGAGTGTCGACCAGTTATTCAAGTCACGTAATAGTTCATGTAAGAAGAAATACCCCACCTCACGTAGGGAAGATATGAATTAtaattagcttttaaaattactgataTACAAACCGGAAGGTGATGGCAACGTCCCCTATATAATATACATATTGATAAGTCTAAAACCAGGGAGGCAGTATTGATTAGATACCTAGTCATAGGTGCTTATGTGTGACTCTGGCTTTTACACATGTTCCAGTTTTAAGACTTGATATATGCGGCAGTTCGGTCACTTGTCTTATTGTACATTTACAGTGTTGATGCCCATTCATCATTCGCTTTCTGGGGAGATAAAAGTACCTTGAGGTTTTTGCAGCTCTTCATTAAGTACTTTACATCATAGATAGATGGGAAGAAAAGGTTCAAGATATGGAAAAATTCATGTTCCTCTTCTGGTAACCTGGAATCTGTCAACAGCTTCACCATGTAGCCAAAGTCATaaccactgaaaacaaaaacacagagaCCAGATAAGTAAGTAGGAAACATCTATACTCGGTCTGTACTCGTATCTCATTTTTCACAAGAGTTTTTTTATGCTGTAGCTTTCAAATCTCAACATTTTCTGACATTCATAGAACTCCTCTGGATCAGAGGCAGAATTCATCCTAATCATCTATGTCAACGTAGGACTTTTGAATGCTCCCTAGGTGCTTCTGCTAACCTCTTGCGGAACCGCTAAGCCATTGGGAAGAACATAATTTTCTTTCCAACACTCCAAGTTTCTGTAGCTACGGGCAATATGGAAAAGCAGGAAACCCTGTTAAGTATCTGTTgctaccacctcctcctccctcaaGTCCTTTCACTTGTGATGGTATCGAGGACCAGAGGCTTTGTAATCATTTCTTGaaacactacaagaaagacaACTACACAGATTTCTTCCTCTACAGAAACAGAAGATGGAAGTTGAGAACACCACCGACAgcataaggaaaaagaaacaaaaacttaaCTTTACAATGCACACAAGTTATTAAGTGCAGAAATCACGTTTCAACTCCTTAATAACTTCTTCCATAAAGGAAGACTGTAACAGCAAAAGGATTTGCACGCAATACATACACAAAACTCAGATCACAGTAAGTGCTAATACAAAATGAAGTGCCAAGTGTCCTTCCTTCTTAAATTTGGCCCTTGTATCTTTAAGCTTATTTTAAGAACTGCAGAGCTGCTAATTCTTCTCCTTAAAATCTGTGTCAGTCCCCATGGACAAGAGCAGCAGCATTTCAACCAAAAAGTGATGTCTCGCTTCACAGCATCAGTGACCATGTCGGACCTACCTGTGGAAGGACAGCCATTTCACACTGTCACTAAGGACGACCCCAGATGTCATAAGCAACTCGGCAAAATGCAGGGTATCGATCCCTTCTTCTTCGTGCTTCTGGAACTGCAGCCCAGAGCTGGCAAGGAGGTCTATGGAATCCTGAGAGTACATGTCCTccctgaaggagaaaagcagctttgcactCAAGGTACTAATAAAGTCAGGCTCATTTTAGAAAAATTCCCCCCACGCTGTGTTTAAAAAACTGGAGTGACAAGTAGGCTATCTCTAGGTTCCACATTTGTCTCTAGAAAATTCAAATTGAATCAGTTTTAATACCACAATTGCGGCCTCCTACATCTGTAACAAGCTATTCTGCAATCGTAATTAGTTAATAACTCTGTTGCTGGTGCAAATTCCAAAGAATCCACCTCCATGGAACTGAATGACATTTTGATAAACGTCACTTCTGCAAGAAGAATGAAGTACCACAGATGAGAGCACAGAGAAAACGGGAGGTCTCCCAAGCAGGACGACACGCAACTCTAAAGCGCTGAGCATCATTCCTGgctacatttttctctttcacttcacAGCGCATACCACCGTATCATCATCTCCAGTTCCATCTCTGGGAGTAAACAAAATTGCGTAATACTTGACTGAGGAAGGTGGGCAGGGGTGAGTGATGATACCCTTAGTGGAGAGATGAGCAGGAACCGGACTTCTACACCAGTTTGTTTCATTAAAGGGTGGGGGAAATGGAAGGACATGACAACACACAAACCAAACTTCATGCCAAATATGATAATTGAGTCAAATGAAGTGATCACACTATGAAAACAACTTCACTCCGATTTCAATACTTTTAAGAGGCTCATAAAGTTGTGGAAGTAAATTTTGCCACTTTTGGGTTCAAGAACTGCATGGTCTGCACATACTGGCTATGAATTTTTGTAATGTTTTCCAATGACAGTTCCATAAAAATACTGATTGATTTCCTATAAATGTCTGATGTTGCCAGATAAACTCTCTCTTTATTTCCAGCTCTATTGGTAATTATGCTGAGTTAGTCTTTACAATTACAGGGGAAGGGATAATGAAACTTGTTTCAACTACAATCCAGGATACTGCAGCATGGAGCTGACAAGAAACACTGCCACACTCCATTTAACAAGATTCAACCTCCTGAACAGGTGTGAGGATTCCACCAACATTTTTTTAGACCCCAGTTTATATTACAGCATGGATCTGTAAAGAGGtactttcctttttcctgaaaacagcacatccatttattttaagcagaaagagatgaattttttttttaatatatatatataatgtataaagTTTAAGACTATGACATTGTTGCAGAAAAGAAGTTTAAGGCACATACAATTATTGGGGATAGgctatttaaaaagggaaaggggatTAAAGCTAGGATTTTAGCATGGCTTTGACTTCTAGAAATACTGCAAACTCCTACCATGCTAAAATAGGTTCCCACGTAATCTGTGTTAGAATCTGGTTTTTTTATTGCTCAGAACCAGCCACTGATGATGAACTTACAGACAAAGGAAAGCATCACTTCAGCAGAATAAAATAGGTGATTATTCCCTAGTTCAAGAGACTCACGTAAGGTTGAATTTGAAGTTAAACTGCCAGGTGTTGATGCCGGAAGGATATTCTCCTTTCTCATTTGTGAAAGTCAGGCCCAGCTGGATAATTTTCAGAAGGTCAACGTTACACCGAAGGAGCTGATACTGATAGTCTATGGAACTGCGGAATTCACCAATTGGCCTTACAACAACGCCAGGAAACTCTGTGTCctaggagagaagggaaaaatcttATTTCACCACTTACTTTACTAAGAGTCATTATTATCACTCTACTAGGAGTCTATTCAGTTCTCAGTACTGCATTCTGTGAATTCTTCTGTAAAAATCACTTACTTTCTCCCCTTTCCCATATTCAGACAGATTTTAAACTGCTACAAAAAAACGCTAAAAAAACCTACACAATTTGTTAACTACTGTATTTAGTCATTTATTTCAGGTGTCCTTTCTTGCAGTTT includes:
- the CNOT8 gene encoding CCR4-NOT transcription complex subunit 8, with the protein product MPAALAENSQVICEVWANNLEEEMRKIREIVLSYSYIAMDTEFPGVVVRPIGEFRSSIDYQYQLLRCNVDLLKIIQLGLTFTNEKGEYPSGINTWQFNFKFNLTEDMYSQDSIDLLASSGLQFQKHEEEGIDTLHFAELLMTSGVVLSDSVKWLSFHSGYDFGYMVKLLTDSRLPEEEHEFFHILNLFFPSIYDVKYLMKSCKNLKGGLQEVADQLDLQRIGRQHQAGSDSLLTGMAFFRMKELFFEDTIDDAKYCGRLYGLGTGVAQKQNEDVDSAQEKMSILAIINNMQP